In Xiphophorus maculatus strain JP 163 A chromosome 18, X_maculatus-5.0-male, whole genome shotgun sequence, a single genomic region encodes these proteins:
- the vasp gene encoding vasodilator-stimulated phosphoprotein isoform X1, which yields MSESSICQARATVMIYDDGSKKWLPAGTGPQAFSRVQIFHNPSNNAFRIVGRKMQTDQQVVINCPIVRGLKYNQATPNFHQWRDTRQVWGLNFGSKEDATLFANGMAHALDVINSMADAGYATLPRPVSNGPSPEELEQQRRLEQQRLEQQERERQERERQERERQAAAVHVPPAPPMAPGGLAPPPAPPAPPAPPPPPGPPPAAGIPPPPGPPPTGPPPAPPLPAPGGGGDGGGGGDGGGGLGGAGGLAAALAGAKLRKVSKQEEGGSAAPAARTESNRVSNSSMGGGGGGGGGGGGGGSSGGGGGGGGGLMGEMSAILARRRKAADTGEKPAVKTQDNDDSEPQGQNDSIRRPWEKTSMIRNNSIPKSMDTTSSVSQAPRAKSASNNNDAGGADGSDLDNLKQEILEEVRKELQKVKEEIIGAFIQELQKRST from the exons tgagtcGAGTATTTGCCAGGCTCGGGCCACTGTGATGATCTACGATGATGGCAGTAAAAAGTGGCTCCCGGCAGGTACCGGACCCCAAGCCTTCAGCAGAGTTCAGATCTTTCACAACCCTTCTAACAACGCCTTCCGGATAGTCGGCCGCAAGATGCAGACAGATCAACAG GTGGTTATAAACTGTCCCATTGTAAGAGGGCTCAAATATAACCAGGCCACACCCAATTTTCACCAGTGGCGAGATACCAGACAAGTTTGGGGGCTCAACTTTGGCAGCAAAGAAGATGCTACTCTGTTTGCCAATGGCATGGCTCACGCTCTGGATGTCATCAACTCCATGGCAGATGCAG GTTATGCAACCCTCCCCCGCCCAGTGTCAAATGGACCTTCTCCTGAAGAGCTCGAACAGCAGCGGAG GTTGGAGCAACAGAGGCTTGAACAGCAGGAACGAGAGCGACAGGAGAGAGAGCGGCAGGAAAGAGAACGACAAGCCGCTGCAG TCCATGTCCCTCCAGCTCCACCAATGGCCCCTGGAGGTCtagctcctcctccagctcctccagctcctccagctcctccaccgCCCCCTGGCCCTCCCCCGGCAGCGGgcatccctcctcctcctggacCGCCTCCCACAGGACCACCACCAGCTCCACCACTGCCTGCTCCAGGTGGAGGCGGAGACGGTGGCGGAGGTGGAGATGGCGGTGGAGGATTAGGGGGAGCTGGAGGCTTGGCAGCTGCCCTTGCAGGAGCTAAACTCCGCAAAGTGTCCAAG CAGGAGGAAGGTGGttctgcagctccagcagccaGAACAGAGTCGAACCGCGTCAGCAATTCCTCCATGGGAGGGGGAGGTGGCGGcggtggtggtggaggaggaggtggtagcagtggaggcggaggagggggaggagggggtCTGATGGGCGAAATGAGTGCCATTCTGGCACGCAG gagaaaagctgcagatACAGGAGAGAAGCCTGCCGTGAAGACGCAAGATAAC GATGATTCAGAGCCTCAAGGTCAAAATG ATTCAATAAGAAGACCTTGGGAGAAAACGTCCATGATTAG GAATAACTCCATCCCCAAGAGCATGGACACCACTTCCTCAGTGTCCCAAGCTCCAAG GGCGAAGAGTGCAAGCAATAATAATGATGCAGGTGGAGCTGATGGCTCTGATTTAGACAACCTTAAACAG GAGATCCTGGAGGAGGTGCGGAAAGAATTACAAAAAGTCAAGGAGGAAATTATTGGAG cCTTTATTCAGGAACTTCAAAAGAGAAGCACATAG
- the vasp gene encoding vasodilator-stimulated phosphoprotein isoform X2 — translation MSESSICQARATVMIYDDGSKKWLPAGTGPQAFSRVQIFHNPSNNAFRIVGRKMQTDQQVVINCPIVRGLKYNQATPNFHQWRDTRQVWGLNFGSKEDATLFANGMAHALDVINSMADAGYATLPRPVSNGPSPEELEQQRRLEQQRLEQQERERQERERQERERQAAAVHVPPAPPMAPGGLAPPPAPPAPPAPPPPPGPPPAAGIPPPPGPPPTGPPPAPPLPAPGGGGDGGGGGDGGGGLGGAGGLAAALAGAKLRKVSKQEEGGSAAPAARTESNRVSNSSMGGGGGGGGGGGGGGSSGGGGGGGGGLMGEMSAILARRRKAADTGEKPAVKTQDNDDSEPQGQNDSIRRPWEKTSMIRAKSASNNNDAGGADGSDLDNLKQEILEEVRKELQKVKEEIIGAFIQELQKRST, via the exons tgagtcGAGTATTTGCCAGGCTCGGGCCACTGTGATGATCTACGATGATGGCAGTAAAAAGTGGCTCCCGGCAGGTACCGGACCCCAAGCCTTCAGCAGAGTTCAGATCTTTCACAACCCTTCTAACAACGCCTTCCGGATAGTCGGCCGCAAGATGCAGACAGATCAACAG GTGGTTATAAACTGTCCCATTGTAAGAGGGCTCAAATATAACCAGGCCACACCCAATTTTCACCAGTGGCGAGATACCAGACAAGTTTGGGGGCTCAACTTTGGCAGCAAAGAAGATGCTACTCTGTTTGCCAATGGCATGGCTCACGCTCTGGATGTCATCAACTCCATGGCAGATGCAG GTTATGCAACCCTCCCCCGCCCAGTGTCAAATGGACCTTCTCCTGAAGAGCTCGAACAGCAGCGGAG GTTGGAGCAACAGAGGCTTGAACAGCAGGAACGAGAGCGACAGGAGAGAGAGCGGCAGGAAAGAGAACGACAAGCCGCTGCAG TCCATGTCCCTCCAGCTCCACCAATGGCCCCTGGAGGTCtagctcctcctccagctcctccagctcctccagctcctccaccgCCCCCTGGCCCTCCCCCGGCAGCGGgcatccctcctcctcctggacCGCCTCCCACAGGACCACCACCAGCTCCACCACTGCCTGCTCCAGGTGGAGGCGGAGACGGTGGCGGAGGTGGAGATGGCGGTGGAGGATTAGGGGGAGCTGGAGGCTTGGCAGCTGCCCTTGCAGGAGCTAAACTCCGCAAAGTGTCCAAG CAGGAGGAAGGTGGttctgcagctccagcagccaGAACAGAGTCGAACCGCGTCAGCAATTCCTCCATGGGAGGGGGAGGTGGCGGcggtggtggtggaggaggaggtggtagcagtggaggcggaggagggggaggagggggtCTGATGGGCGAAATGAGTGCCATTCTGGCACGCAG gagaaaagctgcagatACAGGAGAGAAGCCTGCCGTGAAGACGCAAGATAAC GATGATTCAGAGCCTCAAGGTCAAAATG ATTCAATAAGAAGACCTTGGGAGAAAACGTCCATGATTAG GGCGAAGAGTGCAAGCAATAATAATGATGCAGGTGGAGCTGATGGCTCTGATTTAGACAACCTTAAACAG GAGATCCTGGAGGAGGTGCGGAAAGAATTACAAAAAGTCAAGGAGGAAATTATTGGAG cCTTTATTCAGGAACTTCAAAAGAGAAGCACATAG